The DNA segment TCAGTGTCCTATCACGCGTAGAGTTAGTATTTTAATAATGGAGTGTACATATGGTTTTTTTAGAAGACTTTCGCAAAAAGAAGTGCGACCCAGCATTTCAAGGGTCATCTTGATAGCGCAGCACTTCGCCGCAGCCAGGATTCGGGAATCCCCAGAGGGGTCAGTTTATAGCGAGCTCTCTACGCATCGTCTGGCGAAAATGAGTGTCTGGCGATGGGCTTTGGTGCTGTGTGCGACCTGTACCATCAACGCCGCGGTCACTCGGTCTGCCCTTCGTGTTGCCCCCGtctgtttgaatgttttaattagaaaCCGTAGCAATCTGGGGGTCGAAGGGGGTGCCCAGCTGGAATCAACCCCAGCATGGATCCCTCATGTACCGATTAGGCAGCCTCCTGGTAAGAGTTAGTATATTTTAATAATGGCTCGTACATGTGCTGTTTTTAGAGGACTTCCGCAAGAAGATGTGCGACCCAGCATCTCAAGGGTCATCTTGATAGCGCAGCATTTCGCCGCAGCCGGGATTCGGGAATTCCCAGAGGGGTCAGTTTATTGCGAGCTCTCTACGCGTCGTCTGGCGAAAATGAGTGTCTGGCAATGGGCTTTAGTGCTGTGTGCGGTCTGTACCATCAACGCCGCGGTCACTCGGTCCGCCCCTCGTGTTGCCCCCGTCTGTTTGAATGGCGCACCGGATGGCGCCGGGAAGTGCGTTTGCAATCTCGGATTCAGTGATTTCCAGGGAAACTGTTTTCTGACGACGGACACCCGGAGTAACACCTGTCCCCTCGGGTCGACCATGAGGGACGGTTACTGTCACTTTCTGCCTCTGCCGCCGATTCGCGATGTGCTTCCGGCCCAGGAGAAAACCATTGTGGTTCCCCCGTTACGTATCACCATTCCGTTACCGGAactgccggaaccggagagtGAGAACGGGGAAGTGTACGAGCCGAACGGGGATGGTGACGACGAGCAGTCTGTGCGTGACGTAAAGCTTGGTTTCGAAAAGTTCGTAAACAACCTAAACGTTATCAACAACGAAACGTCCGTCCACACGGTGAACGAGAACAACGTGGTGATACACTTGGTCCGGAAGTTGCCGAGCGGTGCCATTAGAACGGAGATTGTGAGAAACAACGTAACGACCGTGTACGATGAAGAAGTAACCCAAGATGTAGAGGATACTACTTCGTCGGATGAGCTCCCGGCTACCGAAATGGTGACGGAGAAGCCCCGTTGCTGCAAGATAGTGT comes from the Anopheles cruzii unplaced genomic scaffold, idAnoCruzAS_RS32_06 scaffold03645_ctg1, whole genome shotgun sequence genome and includes:
- the LOC128277058 gene encoding uncharacterized protein LOC128277058, with product MSVWQWALVLCAVCTINAAVTRSAPRVAPVCLNGAPDGAGKCVCNLGFSDFQGNCFLTTDTRSNTCPLGSTMRDGYCHFLPLPPIRDVLPAQEKTIVVPPLRITIPLPELPEPESENGEVYEPNGDGDDEQSVRDVKLGFEKFVNNLNVINNETSVHTVNENNVVIHLVRKLPSGAIRTEIVRNNVTTVYDEEVTQDVEDTTSSDELPATEMVTEKPRCCKIVSPRVCQKQADEWVCFHRKQYVCSKVCTADEMYLRPRRITYRKPWLIMPPGTNRTMEPPCFLGRCPKPDCSGCLPGKRGCHAMCYTYDCAVNNA